Below is a genomic region from Sorghum bicolor cultivar BTx623 chromosome 9, Sorghum_bicolor_NCBIv3, whole genome shotgun sequence.
GACAGTGCCATAATTTCGATGAGGAATcaattctctttcttttcttgctaGCATCTGCGGGTGTTGCATTCTCAGCATTATTACATTCAGCATTCACATTCTCAGACAAagataataaataaagtttgtcttgtcggaaggcaagacccacacatttattatttaactGTAGCTTACAATCATTCTTGCTGAAATGGCAATCAAAACCATAGTCTGACAAACATGAAACTGAAATTAAATTTCTAGCTAAAGAGGGAACATAAAGAACATCATGCAACTCAAGGGTGAAACCACTAGCTAAATCTAGAGATAAATTTCCTATAGCTTGAACTTCAGCTTCAACACCAGTGGCCACCTTAATCTGTCTTTCTCCTCTTTGAAGGGTTCTCCCTCCACTGAATCCCTGCAAAGAGTTTGCAACATGAACAGTTGCACCTGAGTCAATCCACCATGTGGATCTAGCATAACTTAGATATAAGGATTCATCAACAAAAGTTATAATGTCCTCACCTTTCACTAGGCAATGTTTCATGAACTTAGGGCAGTCATGCTTCCAATGCCCTGTCTCATTACACCATCTACAGCGATCCGGGTCCTCCTGCCTGTGCTGGTTGTCTTGCTTTGGGTGTGCTTTAGGCTGTGAAGTGCTTCCTCCCTTGTTCTGGGAGGTGGAGGCATCTGGAGCTTTCTTGTTGTAGAAtggcttcttgttctttcctTTCACAAAGTTCACAGAACCACCATTTGCATTCTTGAGCCTTTCTTCCTCTTGCACACACATAGCAATCACCTTCTCTAAATCCCACTCCTCTGGCTGTGTGTTGTAGTTAACAACAAATGTCTCATACTCTTTAGGAAGTGAGTTTAGAGCTAGGTGAATGAGGAAACCATCAGCGAGGGGCATCTTTAGCTTCTCTAACTTGGCTGCCATGGTGCTCATGCTCAGAATGTGCTCTCTCACACTCCCCCCTGTGAACCTCATGTTAGTGAGTTTCTGGATCAGGGTGGAAGCATGAGCTTTGGTTGAACCAGTGAACTGATTCTTCACTTTCTCAAGATATTCTTTTGCTGTGTCACATTCTGGGATTGCACCTCTTAGGCCCTCTGTGATGGTTTTCTTGATGACAATCTTGCACTTGCGGTTTGACTTTTCCCACTTGTACTTCTCAAGATCATACTTTGCTCTGATGGGAGCAAAGTCTCGCTTCCGATTTGCAAAAGCTTCATCGGTCTCATTCTGAGCCCTTTCGGGCTCCTCTGGCTCAGTGGGCTTTGGCTCTTGAAGAGCCAAATCTATCTCAGCAAGTGCTAGAGCAGCATCAAGTTCCTCGCGCCACAGAACATAGTTCTGTCCCGTCAGCTTTGGGATTGCACTGATGAAGTGCATCGCATTGAGTGCTTGGTCGTCGTTGGCGGCGGATGCAGATCCAGTGGGATCCATGACGAGGGCGTTCAGGCGATGACGGAGTAGATCCCGTCGTCCTTCGGGCCTCCACCTGCACTGGCCGACGACGGCGGGGTAGGAGTGGAAGGGTGACGGCGCGGTGGTGCTTCCCGACGCCACTGCGCACTGTCGATCGGCAACCTAGGGTTGTAAGCAGGGTTTGGCGGCGCACGACGAACTTCGTTACGTGTGCCTGTAGCCCCCTACTCCTATTTATATGTGGCGCAGCGCGtcgggggcccaccaaccatagatcggttgggcgcccccgatcagggcgcgatcCAGAGGGAGAAGGCCTCAGCCGTTGGGCTGGGCCTGAGATCAACCTAacagcatgaagcattaaatatagacgaaaacaaaaactaattacgcagtttacctgtaaatcgtgagacgaatcttttgatcctagttagtctatgattagataatatttgccacaaacaaacgaaaatgctacagtagcgaaatccaaaaaattttccaaactaaacaaggcctgagacgCCTGCAGCTCGCGATGCGAAGTGAGATACGCGCGCGTAAAGATGCGCGCGCGGAGGGgtggaataccaagttgttaaaaATAGCAACCTcatttagcaaactgttggagataaaattttattgttttaccaaatttttaaagat
It encodes:
- the LOC110430474 gene encoding uncharacterized protein LOC110430474; translation: MDPTGSASAANDDQALNAMHFISAIPKLTGQNYVLWREELDAALALAEIDLALQEPKPTEPEEPERAQNETDEAFANRKRDFAPIRAKYDLEKYKWEKSNRKCKIVIKKTITEGLRGAIPECDTAKEYLEKVKNQFTGSTKAHASTLIQKLTNMRFTGGSVREHILSMSTMAAKLEKLKMPLADGFLIHLALNSLPKEYETFVVNYNTQPEEWDLEKVIAMCVQEEERLKNANGGSVNFVKGKNKKPFYNKKAPDASTSQNKGGSTSQPKAHPKQDNQHRQEDPDRCRWCNETGHWKHDCPKFMKHCLVKGIQWRENPSKRRKTD